One Littorina saxatilis isolate snail1 linkage group LG1, US_GU_Lsax_2.0, whole genome shotgun sequence genomic window carries:
- the LOC138964470 gene encoding N(6)-adenosine-methyltransferase catalytic subunit METTL3-like, whose amino-acid sequence MSDPWDEIQTVKDRKNNLRAKMMQRKKEREGLVAELMGGGDASTSAASSSPNTSGTLPSTSSDAVNPNVSTTPKSADGSVLHSATPVIRDGSALPTPSTEVKIDPEVEKKLLLVLCDITLDIPSDASVIAEHTSQALGREVELTVVEALLKKFASDSMISLIPKEIDGKTHLTVISLDISKLAEMSDEKSKKRAHESDDKDGAGPPSKTAKPAKMDDIESLLSMQSTKEREEKQTNEEILELLSKTTAKEKYLNEKFQTRGGAQLKEFCPYGVKEECRKYFDGAPCSKLHFRKIIQKHTDESLGDCSFLNTCFHMDTCKYVHYEVETVTKSDETALMKKEATLAQQASQASHGDSSITMFPPQYIQCDLRSFDMSVLGKCAVVMADPPWDIHMELPYGTMGDDEMRRLDLPSLQDEGFIFLWVTGRAMELGRECLDTWGYKRCDEIIWVKTNQLQRIIRTGRTGHWLNHGKEHCLVGVKGNPKGVNKGLDCDVIVAEVRATSHKPDEIYGIIERLSPGTRKVELFGRPHNVQPNWITLGNQVEGVCLKDPDIVKLFREKYPDGNCMNPPQKR is encoded by the exons ATGTCGGATCCGTGGGATGAAATCCAGACGGTCAAGGACCGAAAGAATAACCTGCGAGCGAAAATGATGCAGCGCAAGAAAGAACGGGAAGGTTTGGTCGCAGAACTGATGGGTGGCGGCGACGCAAGCACAAGCGCTGCCTCTTCTTCTCCAAACACGAGTGGTACACTGCCCTCAACATCTTCAG ATGCTGTGAATCCAAATGTTTCCACAACTCCAAAATCAGCAGATGGCAGTGTTTTACACAGTGCAACTCCAGTAATCAGAGATGGTTCAGCTTTGCCTACACCCTCCACAGAAGTGAAAATCGACCCAGAAGTTGAGAAAAAGTTGCTCCTGGTTTTGTGCGATATCACCTTGGACATTCCGTCTGATGCCAGTGTAATTGCAGAGCACACCTCGCAGGCACTAGGCAGGGAGGTGGAACTGACAGTGGTAGAAGCGTTGTTGAAGAAGTTTGCCTCAGACTCTATgatcag tCTAATTCCCAAGGAGATTGATGGCAAAACTCATCTGACAGTCATCTCGTTGGATATTTCAAAG TTGGCGGAAATGTCAGATGAAAAGTCAAAAAAGCGTGCACACGAGAG TGATGATAAAGATGGAGCAGGACCTCCCAGCAAGACAGCCAAGCCTGCAAAAATGGATGACATTGAG AGCTTGCTGTCCATGCAGTCCACAAAAGAAAGGGAAGAGAAGCAAACCAATGAAGAAATTCTGGAGCTTCTAAGCAAAACCACTGCCAAG GAAAAGTATCTGAATGAAAAATTCCAAACACGTGGAG GAGCTCAGCTGAAGGAGTTCTGTCCCTATGGTGTGAAGGAGGAGTGCAGAAAGTACTTTGACGGCGCTCCATGCAGCAAACTCCACTTCAGGAAAATCATACAGAAACATACAGATG AATCCTTGGGTGACTGCTCTTTCCTCAACACCTGTTTTCACATGGACACGTGCAAG TATGTGCATTATGAAGTAGAGACGGTGACAAAGAGCGACGAGACAGCGCTGATGAAGAAGGAAGCTACGCTGGCACAGCAGGCGTCACAAGCATCACATGGAGATTCCTCCATCACCATGTTTCCTCCACAG TATATCCAATGTGACCTGCGATCGTTCGACATGTCGGTGTTGGGCAAGTGTGCGGTGGTGATGGCAGACCCGCCCTGGGACATTCACATGGAGCTTCCCTACGGCACGATGGGAGATGACGAGATGAGACGGCTGGATCTTCCTAGTCTGCAGGACGAAGGATTCATCTTCCTGTGGGTCACTGGGAG GGCTATGGAGCTTGGACGGGAATGCTTGGATACATGGGG ATACAAGCGGTGTGATGAAATCATCTGGGTGAAGACCAACCAGCTTCAGAGAATCATCCGCACAGGACGCACAGGTCACTGGCTGAACCACGGCAAGGAGCATTGTCTG gtcgGTGTGAAGGGGAACCCTAAAGGTGTGAACAAAGGTCTGGACTGTGACGTCATAGTGGCTGAG GTAAGAGCCACTAGCCACAAACCGGATGAGATCTACGGCATCATTGAGCGACTGTCTCCTGGCACGCGTAAAGTGGAACTGTTTGGTCGCCCACACAACGTTCAACCCAACTG GATCACCCTTGGCAACCAAGTGGAAG